The region TCCCACTCGCTGGCCATCAGCGCGTCGATGGCTTGCTGCTCTTCCAGCTGCACACTCAGCGCTTGGTCACGGGCGCGCCGCTCGCGGGCGGCGGCCACTTGGTCGGCGCATTCGGTCACCAGCGGATCCAGTGTGCGCAGCGTCAGCGGCACCTGCTCACGGTGCAATTGGTGCAGCTCGCTGCACGCGCCCTCGCCGATGCCTAATTCTTCGATCTGCTGATAATCCAGACCCTGGATATGGGTGGGCACCGCCACCAACGGCGGCGTGCTGGGACGCAACGCGGTGCAGCCACTAGCAAGGACAGCCAACGACAACAGGAGCATAAAACGAGACAGGAGAACGGGAGCAGAAGGCATCACGGACTTCCAGGACAGGCGGATAAATCGGGCGCGCACATGGTGAAGGATGGTTCTGATAATGACAACCGCTCGCATCCCACTCCGGCTCAGTGCTGCTGGAGGATCAGCGTGCGGTACTCAAACAGCGGCTGGAAACCGAGTCGTTGGTAGAGCCCAAGGCCAGCACCTGAAGCTTCCAAGACCGCCCAGCGGGCCCCTTGCTCACGTGCCTGCTGCAACACCTCACTGACCAACATCCCGGCCAGGCCGCGTCGCTGGTGACGCGGGTCGGTGCCGATGTCGTCCAATCGCACCGTATCAGCGAGCTGCGTCAGCGTCAGACTGGTGCGCACCTCGCCCTGCTCACGCAGCAGCCAGTGCTGCAACGGCACACCGGCGTCCAGTGCACAGCCATGAGCATCGCGGTAAAGACTCAGGAAGCGACCGCCATCATCCGGCTGCTGCGGATCGGCAAAGGCGCTGCCCAGCGGCACTGCCCAATCGTGCAGCGGCGCGGCGGGACCCTGCACGCTGGCACCGGCCACAGGCGCGGCAATACGAAGCTGTCGCAGGTCGCAATACATGGCGGTGGTGGCATCACCGGCGGTCACCGGCAGCTGCGCCAAGCGCTCACGCAACCGTTGGTGGGCGTCCTGATGCAGGACCAAGGTGATATCAACAGGATAGGCGGCGAACGCTGCCAACACCTGATCGAATTCGGCGGGTACCGCCTCAGCGGTGGCATAAAGTTGGTTGAACCCGGTGGCGTCTGGTACGGCGCTGAGGAATCCCTGCACCGCACCTGACGCGCTGTGCCAATGGGCACGGCTAAGGCCGGCCCAGAAGCACTGTTCCAGGGCATGGTACGCCGCCTCAACGGCGCCCTTTCCCTGCGCGGACATCAGTCCTCGGTGACCGGAATCTTGCCGATTTTGGCTTGCCAGATCTTCGGCCCGGTGCGGTGCACCGATACGCCGTCGCTGTCCACCGCCACCGTCACCGGCATGTCTTCCACGTCGAACTCGTAGATCGCTTCCATGCCCAGGTCTTCGAATGCCACGACCTTGGCGCTGCGGATCGCTTTCGACACCAGGTAGGCGGCGCCGCCCACCGCCATCAAGTACACCGCCTTGTTGTCGCGGATGGCGTCGATGGCGGTCTGGCCACGCTCAGCTTTGCCGACCATGCCGATCAGGCCGGTTTGCTCCAGCATGGTGCGAGTGAACTTGTCCATGCGGGTGGCAGTGGTGGGGCCAGCCGGGCCGACCACTTCGTCGCCCACCGGGTCCACCGGACCGACGTAGTAGATAAAGCGGTTGGTGAAGTCCACCGGCAGTTTTTCGCCTTTAGCGATCATGTCGGTCATGCGCTTGTGGGCCGCATCGCGACCGGTCAGCAGCTTGCCGGACAGCAGCAGCGTGTCGCCGGATTTCCAGCTCTGCACTTCTTCCGGGGTGATGGCATCCAGGTTCACACGACGCGACTGACCGCCGTCGCCCCAAGCGATATCCGGCCACTGGTCCAAGCTCGGCGCTTTCAGATCCGCCGGACCGCTGCCATCGAGCACAAAGTGCGCGTGGCGGGTGGCGGCACAGTTCGGGATCAGCGCCACCGGCTTGTTGGCCGCGTGAGTCGGGTAATCGTAGACCTTCACATCCAGCACCGTGGTCAAACCACCAAGACCTTGGGCGCCGATGCCGAGTGCGTTGATCTTTTCGAACAGTTCCAGACGCAGCTCTTCGGCACGGTTTTGCGCACCGCGTGCCTGCAGTTCGTGGATGTCGATGGACTCCATCAGCGATTCTTTTGCCAGCAGCATCGCTTTTTCAGCGGTGCCACCAATGCCGATGCCGAGCATGCCCGGCGGGCACCAGCCAGCGCCCATCTGCGGCACCATCTGCAGCACCCAATCAACGATGGAATCGGACGGGTTAAGCATGGCGAACTTAGATTTGGCTTCCGAACCGCCGCCCTTGGCCGCCACTTGGATGTCCACGGTGTCGCCGGGCACGATGTCGTAGTGGATCACCGCCGGGGTGTTGTCTTTGGTGTTGGCACGCTTGCCGTCGGGGTCGGCCAGCACCGAAGCGCGCAGCACGTTGTCCGGGTGGTTGTAGGCGCGGCGCACCCCTTCGTTAATCATGTCAGTGAGGCTCATGTCGCCATCGAACTGCACATTCATGCCAACCTTGCAGAACACCGTGACGATACCGGTGTCTTGGCAAATCGGCCGGTGACCCATGGCCGACATGCGCGAGTTCACCAGAATCTGTGCCATGGCATCTTTCGCCGCCGGGTTTTCTTCGCGCTCATAAGCTTCGTGCACGGCACGGATGAAGTCCGCCGGGTGGTAGTAGGAAATGTACTGCAGGGCATCCGCGACGCTCTGGATGAGGTCGTCCTGGCGAATCACCGTCATCGGTCACTCCAGAAGTTGGGGAATTTCGGGGCGCGCAGTATAGCGCTGTTGGCCGCTGCCGGCACCTGAACCGATGCCGGCGGCAGGCAGCGCCGACCGGCTCAGAGGCCGCCGCTGCCGTGCCGGCGCAGATGGCCGATCACCACCGGCAGGCAGCGCTCGGGCCGTTCCAGATGCAGGAAGTGGCCGGCGCCAGCCACCGTTTCCAGCTCGACACCGGCGGGAAAATCACGCCCCTGCACCGCGTGCGGCAACAGTTCCGGCAGCATGCAGCCGTCTTTGCGACCGACCAGCAGCAACGTCGGCACCGCCAGCGGCCGCGCCAAC is a window of Alcanivorax sp. REN37 DNA encoding:
- a CDS encoding GNAT family N-acetyltransferase → MSAQGKGAVEAAYHALEQCFWAGLSRAHWHSASGAVQGFLSAVPDATGFNQLYATAEAVPAEFDQVLAAFAAYPVDITLVLHQDAHQRLRERLAQLPVTAGDATTAMYCDLRQLRIAAPVAGASVQGPAAPLHDWAVPLGSAFADPQQPDDGGRFLSLYRDAHGCALDAGVPLQHWLLREQGEVRTSLTLTQLADTVRLDDIGTDPRHQRRGLAGMLVSEVLQQAREQGARWAVLEASGAGLGLYQRLGFQPLFEYRTLILQQH
- a CDS encoding fumarate hydratase → MTVIRQDDLIQSVADALQYISYYHPADFIRAVHEAYEREENPAAKDAMAQILVNSRMSAMGHRPICQDTGIVTVFCKVGMNVQFDGDMSLTDMINEGVRRAYNHPDNVLRASVLADPDGKRANTKDNTPAVIHYDIVPGDTVDIQVAAKGGGSEAKSKFAMLNPSDSIVDWVLQMVPQMGAGWCPPGMLGIGIGGTAEKAMLLAKESLMESIDIHELQARGAQNRAEELRLELFEKINALGIGAQGLGGLTTVLDVKVYDYPTHAANKPVALIPNCAATRHAHFVLDGSGPADLKAPSLDQWPDIAWGDGGQSRRVNLDAITPEEVQSWKSGDTLLLSGKLLTGRDAAHKRMTDMIAKGEKLPVDFTNRFIYYVGPVDPVGDEVVGPAGPTTATRMDKFTRTMLEQTGLIGMVGKAERGQTAIDAIRDNKAVYLMAVGGAAYLVSKAIRSAKVVAFEDLGMEAIYEFDVEDMPVTVAVDSDGVSVHRTGPKIWQAKIGKIPVTED